Proteins co-encoded in one Papilio machaon chromosome 24, ilPapMach1.1, whole genome shotgun sequence genomic window:
- the LOC106719057 gene encoding ubiquitin-like domain-containing CTD phosphatase 1: MCDINDNPIKLSVKWNGKEFDIPELSPSDSVAMLKIAIENATGVRPERQKLLNVKYEGKVAKDNCTLADLNLKPNLKIMMMGSLEQAIEGARTKPDVGDDVVNDLDIEEEEVDVENQEIYLAKINKRVRDYKINVLNEPRPGKKLLVLDIDYTLFDHRSVAETGYELMRPFLHEFLTSAYEDYDIVIWSATGMKWIEEKMRLLGVSTHQEYKIMFYLDYLAMITVHTTKYGTIDVKPLGVIWGKYPQYSPKNTIMFDDIRRNFIMNPKSGLKIRPFRQAHLNRDRDRELVHLSTYLREIAQYCDDFDQLNHKKWEKYKPDRNRTQHAGSKRKAEDSTPSTPKE; the protein is encoded by the exons atgTGTGATATAAATGATAATCCAATTAAATTAAGTGTTAAATGGAATGGCAAGGAATTCGATATACCGGAGTTGTCGCCATCGGATTCCGTAGCAATGCTCAAGATTGCTATCGAAAATGCCACGGGTGTTCGACCGGAAAGACAAAAACttcttaatgtaaaatatgaag GTAAAGTGGCAAAAGACAACTGCACCTTAGCAGACTTGAATCTAAAGccaaacttaaaaattatgatgaTGGGTTCTCTGGAACAAGCTATAGAAGGTGCTCGAACAAAACCTGATGTTGGAGATGATGTTGTCAATGACCTGGATATTGAAGAGGAAGAAGTTGATGTTGAGAACCAAGag atatatttagctaaaataaacaagagaGTTCGAGATTATAAGATAAATGTATTGAATGAACCCAGACCTGGAAAGAAATTACTTGTTCTTGACATAGATTACACACTGTTTGACCATAGATCAGTTGCTGAGACTG GTTATGAATTGATGCGACCTTTCTTACATGAATTTCTAACATCTGCTTACGAAGACTATGACATAGTGATATGGTCGGCAACTGGTATGAAATGGATAGAGGAGAAGATGAGACTGTTAGGAGTATCCACCCATCAGGAGTAcaagattatgttctatttgGACTATTTAGCTATGATTACAGTGCATACAACTAAATATGGTACTAttgat GTAAAACCATTAGGCGTTATCTGGGGAAAATATCCACAATACAGTCCAAAGAATACAATAATGTTTGATGACATCCGAAGAAACTTCATCATGAATCCAAAGAGCGGTCTCAAAATCAGACCGTTCAGACAAGCACATCTAAACAGAGACAGGGATAGAGAACTAGTCCATTTATCAACATATCTGAGAGAGATAGCACAATACTGTGATGATTTTGACCAATTAAATCATAAGAAATGGGAGAAATACAAGCCTGATAGGAATAGAACACAACATGCGGGTAGTAAGAGAAAAGCCGAAGATAGTACTCCAAGTACCCCGAAAGAATGA
- the LOC106719062 gene encoding uncharacterized protein LOC106719062 isoform X1, with amino-acid sequence MRSTYNESKHAIFVSDVDTCCSIDELRRNYSRSCNKKNSCHGPCKAKSKKKRKKGVDRAQIFPEKLSCGVESRHEETTTKRFPSDSRTREQVYQPRGCVPYKPPPGMTKETCERGSCFPSPCDSEKKCSTDTKPEKLPRRKDSDRRVTVNSKVKTIEPPSPCPPEPATKKCEETTQKTRVIEVKPKESIKSISQECGCTEAPPAAQRSVSREKHKKKVDKSSSAHRVKKPHTDDCKPKTKPIPTLKPAPSCDKPSKQNIKNSLLSDTKKISTDRKRRRDEVRAKINTSLSDTQTSRAGLRHSSNDSRMRPPSRQTSKTRNKSAPCNYRKPENENMKSNTKTVPSKETTPSKGLSDVKIPNKPKSDQCEPKVCTDARKISAPTRDVAVDIRCPICTCATQCHGTRCYRSTEIINPNLNGCHDIMSPSRYLLESQRHYNEMFSSKFLHTNICPAFVSQKQGGFCASKIKRNSLRGYKAKRPEHHSLRRQTSPRASEDRTRSDDSTRPAIRLLKGMRRYRLRNEAKLNAVREQKWKRHVYKSPTNKSLTKSQQNLCLQYGAAEDKSSSLVGHCNSASSF; translated from the exons ATGAGATCTAC ATACAACGAATCCAAACATGCGATATTCGTCTCAGATGTTGACACGTGTTGTTCGATTGATGAACTGAGGAGGAACTATTCGCGCAGCTGCAACAAGAAGAACTCTTGTCACGGCCCTTGTAAAGCAAagtcgaaaaaaaaacgaaagaaAGGCGTCGATCGCGCACAAATTTTTCCGGAGAAACTCTCGTGTG GAGTGGAGTCAAGACACGAAGAGACCACCACTAAAAGATTTCCTAGTGATTC GCGCACTCGCGAACAAGTGTATCAGCCTCGAGGCTGTGTGCCCTACAAGCCACCGCCTGGGATGACGAAAGAGACATGCGAACGCGGCAGCTGCTTCCCATCTCCATGCGACAGCGAGAAGAAATGCTCCACAGACACCAAGCCTGAAAAGTTGCCGAGACGTAAAG attcgGATAGACGTGTGACTGTAAATTCTAAAGTGAAAACAAT AGAGCCACCCAGTCCTTGTCCTCCTGAACCTGCAACGAAGAAATGTGAAGAAACAACTCAAA AAACGAGAGTTATAGAAGTGAAACCTAAAGAATCAATCAAGTCTATTTCACA AGAATGTGGATGTACTGAGGCACCTCCTGCAGCACAGCGGTCGGTGtcaagagaaaaacataaaaagaaagtagataaatcatcatcagcacACAGAGTAAAGAAGCCGCATACAGATGATTGCAAACCGAAAACTAAACCGATCCCAACACTAAAGCCTGCGCCATCCTGTGATAAACCATCGAagcaaaacattaaaaattctcTTTTATCAGATACGAAGAAAATATCAACAGATAGAAAGAGAAGACGAGACGAAGTTAGAGCTAAAATTAATACGTCTTTAAGTGACACCCAAACCTCTCGGGCAGGGCTCCGACATTCGTCCAATGACAGTCGTATGAGACCACCTTCGAGACAAACAtcaaaaacaagaaataaatccGCACCGTGTAACTATCGAAAGCCAGAAAATGAAAACATGAAAAGCAATACGAAAACTGTACCATCTAAAGAAACTACGCCATCTAAAGGACTTTCAGATGTAAAAATACCTAATAAACCAAAGTCTGATCAATGTGAACCGAAAGTGTGCACCGACGCCCGGAAGATTTCAGCACCAACTCGAG ATGTTGCTGTAGACATAAGATGTCCGATCTGTACATGCGCCACGCAATGCCACGGCACGCGTTGCTATCGCAGCactgaaattataaatccAAACTTAAATG GTTGTCATGACATTATGTCGCCTTCGAGATATCTACTAGAG tCTCAAAGGCATTACAATGAAATGTTCTCGTCAAAGTTTCTCCACACGAATATATGCCCTGCATTTGTG TCTCAAAAGCAAGGCGGTTTTTGTGCATCAAAGATCAAACGAAACTCTCTGAGAG GCTACAAGGCAAAGAGGCCGGAACACCATTCGTTGCGGCGGCAG acaAGTCCAAGAGCGAGCGAGGACCGCACTAGATCTGACGACAGCACAAGACCTGCCATCAGGCTTTTGAAAGGAATGAGACGATATAGACTAAG AAACGAAGCTAAATTAAACGCTGTGCGGGAACAAAAATGGAAAAGGCATGTTTATAAAAGTCCCACGAACAAAAGTTTAAcg aaatcTCAACAAAATTTATGTCTACAATACGGTGCTGCCGAAGACA aaagTAGCAGTTTAGTTGGGCACTGCAATTCTGCGAGTAGTTTTTGA
- the LOC106719062 gene encoding proteoglycan 4 isoform X3 has protein sequence MRSTYNESKHAIFVSDVDTCCSIDELRRNYSRSCNKKNSCHGPCKAKSKKKRKKGVDRAQIFPEKLSCGVESRHEETTTKRFPSDSRTREQVYQPRGCVPYKPPPGMTKETCERGSCFPSPCDSEKKCSTDTKPEKLPRRKDSDRRVTVNSKVKTIEPPSPCPPEPATKKCEETTQKTRVIEVKPKESIKSISQECGCTEAPPAAQRSVSREKHKKKVDKSSSAHRVKKPHTDDCKPKTKPIPTLKPAPSCDKPSKQNIKNSLLSDTKKISTDRKRRRDEVRAKINTSLSDTQTSRAGLRHSSNDSRMRPPSRQTSKTRNKSAPCNYRKPENENMKSNTKTVPSKETTPSKGLSDVKIPNKPKSDQCEPKVCTDARKISAPTRDVAVDIRCPICTCATQCHGTRCYRSTEIINPNLNEKEEVESPDNSLDDDALFSDYTSEEITDTTLQSRTVCSRVAVEYCDRVTKIKHPCKTCCKSIEKIRRIRKVNKGTCTKSRRLKDVGTTTKCCKSERIQRRGTCKRDRGICTEGKLVTFKSCTQIIPPCK, from the exons ATGAGATCTAC ATACAACGAATCCAAACATGCGATATTCGTCTCAGATGTTGACACGTGTTGTTCGATTGATGAACTGAGGAGGAACTATTCGCGCAGCTGCAACAAGAAGAACTCTTGTCACGGCCCTTGTAAAGCAAagtcgaaaaaaaaacgaaagaaAGGCGTCGATCGCGCACAAATTTTTCCGGAGAAACTCTCGTGTG GAGTGGAGTCAAGACACGAAGAGACCACCACTAAAAGATTTCCTAGTGATTC GCGCACTCGCGAACAAGTGTATCAGCCTCGAGGCTGTGTGCCCTACAAGCCACCGCCTGGGATGACGAAAGAGACATGCGAACGCGGCAGCTGCTTCCCATCTCCATGCGACAGCGAGAAGAAATGCTCCACAGACACCAAGCCTGAAAAGTTGCCGAGACGTAAAG attcgGATAGACGTGTGACTGTAAATTCTAAAGTGAAAACAAT AGAGCCACCCAGTCCTTGTCCTCCTGAACCTGCAACGAAGAAATGTGAAGAAACAACTCAAA AAACGAGAGTTATAGAAGTGAAACCTAAAGAATCAATCAAGTCTATTTCACA AGAATGTGGATGTACTGAGGCACCTCCTGCAGCACAGCGGTCGGTGtcaagagaaaaacataaaaagaaagtagataaatcatcatcagcacACAGAGTAAAGAAGCCGCATACAGATGATTGCAAACCGAAAACTAAACCGATCCCAACACTAAAGCCTGCGCCATCCTGTGATAAACCATCGAagcaaaacattaaaaattctcTTTTATCAGATACGAAGAAAATATCAACAGATAGAAAGAGAAGACGAGACGAAGTTAGAGCTAAAATTAATACGTCTTTAAGTGACACCCAAACCTCTCGGGCAGGGCTCCGACATTCGTCCAATGACAGTCGTATGAGACCACCTTCGAGACAAACAtcaaaaacaagaaataaatccGCACCGTGTAACTATCGAAAGCCAGAAAATGAAAACATGAAAAGCAATACGAAAACTGTACCATCTAAAGAAACTACGCCATCTAAAGGACTTTCAGATGTAAAAATACCTAATAAACCAAAGTCTGATCAATGTGAACCGAAAGTGTGCACCGACGCCCGGAAGATTTCAGCACCAACTCGAG ATGTTGCTGTAGACATAAGATGTCCGATCTGTACATGCGCCACGCAATGCCACGGCACGCGTTGCTATCGCAGCactgaaattataaatccAAACTTAAATG AAAAAGAAGAAGTAGAAAGCCCAGACAACTCTTTGGATGACGATGCACTATTTAGCGATTATACCAGCGAGGAAATAACCGATACGACACTACAATCGCGCACCGTATGTAGTAGAGTCGCCGTAGAATATTGCGATAGAGTGACAAAAATTAAGCATCCTTGCAAAACTTGTTGCAAATCGATTGAAAAAATAAGGCGCATAAGAAAAGTTAATAAAGGGACATGTACCAAGTCGAGGAGATTAAAGGACGTGGGCACGACAACGAAATGTTGCAAAAGTGAACGAATACAGAGAAGGGGAACTTGCAAGCGAGATAGAGGTATTTGCACAGAAGGGAAATTGGTCACGTTTAAGAGTTGCACGCAAATTATTCCACCTTGTAAGTGA
- the LOC106719062 gene encoding proteoglycan 4 isoform X2 codes for MRSTYNESKHAIFVSDVDTCCSIDELRRNYSRSCNKKNSCHGPCKAKSKKKRKKGVDRAQIFPEKLSCGVESRHEETTTKRFPSDSRTREQVYQPRGCVPYKPPPGMTKETCERGSCFPSPCDSEKKCSTDTKPEKLPRRKDSDRRVTVNSKVKTIEPPSPCPPEPATKKCEETTQKTRVIEVKPKESIKSISQECGCTEAPPAAQRSVSREKHKKKVDKSSSAHRVKKPHTDDCKPKTKPIPTLKPAPSCDKPSKQNIKNSLLSDTKKISTDRKRRRDEVRAKINTSLSDTQTSRAGLRHSSNDSRMRPPSRQTSKTRNKSAPCNYRKPENENMKSNTKTVPSKETTPSKGLSDVKIPNKPKSDQCEPKVCTDARKISAPTRDVAVDIRCPICTCATQCHGTRCYRSTEIINPNLNVEKEEVESPDNSLDDDALFSDYTSEEITDTTLQSRTVCSRVAVEYCDRVTKIKHPCKTCCKSIEKIRRIRKVNKGTCTKSRRLKDVGTTTKCCKSERIQRRGTCKRDRGICTEGKLVTFKSCTQIIPPCK; via the exons ATGAGATCTAC ATACAACGAATCCAAACATGCGATATTCGTCTCAGATGTTGACACGTGTTGTTCGATTGATGAACTGAGGAGGAACTATTCGCGCAGCTGCAACAAGAAGAACTCTTGTCACGGCCCTTGTAAAGCAAagtcgaaaaaaaaacgaaagaaAGGCGTCGATCGCGCACAAATTTTTCCGGAGAAACTCTCGTGTG GAGTGGAGTCAAGACACGAAGAGACCACCACTAAAAGATTTCCTAGTGATTC GCGCACTCGCGAACAAGTGTATCAGCCTCGAGGCTGTGTGCCCTACAAGCCACCGCCTGGGATGACGAAAGAGACATGCGAACGCGGCAGCTGCTTCCCATCTCCATGCGACAGCGAGAAGAAATGCTCCACAGACACCAAGCCTGAAAAGTTGCCGAGACGTAAAG attcgGATAGACGTGTGACTGTAAATTCTAAAGTGAAAACAAT AGAGCCACCCAGTCCTTGTCCTCCTGAACCTGCAACGAAGAAATGTGAAGAAACAACTCAAA AAACGAGAGTTATAGAAGTGAAACCTAAAGAATCAATCAAGTCTATTTCACA AGAATGTGGATGTACTGAGGCACCTCCTGCAGCACAGCGGTCGGTGtcaagagaaaaacataaaaagaaagtagataaatcatcatcagcacACAGAGTAAAGAAGCCGCATACAGATGATTGCAAACCGAAAACTAAACCGATCCCAACACTAAAGCCTGCGCCATCCTGTGATAAACCATCGAagcaaaacattaaaaattctcTTTTATCAGATACGAAGAAAATATCAACAGATAGAAAGAGAAGACGAGACGAAGTTAGAGCTAAAATTAATACGTCTTTAAGTGACACCCAAACCTCTCGGGCAGGGCTCCGACATTCGTCCAATGACAGTCGTATGAGACCACCTTCGAGACAAACAtcaaaaacaagaaataaatccGCACCGTGTAACTATCGAAAGCCAGAAAATGAAAACATGAAAAGCAATACGAAAACTGTACCATCTAAAGAAACTACGCCATCTAAAGGACTTTCAGATGTAAAAATACCTAATAAACCAAAGTCTGATCAATGTGAACCGAAAGTGTGCACCGACGCCCGGAAGATTTCAGCACCAACTCGAG ATGTTGCTGTAGACATAAGATGTCCGATCTGTACATGCGCCACGCAATGCCACGGCACGCGTTGCTATCGCAGCactgaaattataaatccAAACTTAAATG TAGAAAAAGAAGAAGTAGAAAGCCCAGACAACTCTTTGGATGACGATGCACTATTTAGCGATTATACCAGCGAGGAAATAACCGATACGACACTACAATCGCGCACCGTATGTAGTAGAGTCGCCGTAGAATATTGCGATAGAGTGACAAAAATTAAGCATCCTTGCAAAACTTGTTGCAAATCGATTGAAAAAATAAGGCGCATAAGAAAAGTTAATAAAGGGACATGTACCAAGTCGAGGAGATTAAAGGACGTGGGCACGACAACGAAATGTTGCAAAAGTGAACGAATACAGAGAAGGGGAACTTGCAAGCGAGATAGAGGTATTTGCACAGAAGGGAAATTGGTCACGTTTAAGAGTTGCACGCAAATTATTCCACCTTGTAAGTGA